Proteins encoded in a region of the Ancylobacter sp. SL191 genome:
- a CDS encoding N-acetylglutaminylglutamine amidotransferase, giving the protein MCGIAGDIRFDGGPADTRAVASMMDVLAPRGPDGAGLQARGSIAFGHRRLKIIDLSDKAAQPMVDEELGLTLTFNGCIYNYPELRAELEGRGYRFTSSGDTEVILKAFHAWGEACVERFHGMFAFAILDHASGAVTLARDRFGIKPLYYAEGDRRLRIASSLPALLAAGDIDSSIDRAALHNYMSFHAVVPPPRTILNGVRKLPPATLRRYAPDGAFTERVYWRPPHQRREGDSDLSMQDWRDRVLDALRTAVRRRMVADVPVGVLLSGGVDSSIIVGLLAQEGQANLATYSIGFEEANGEKGDEFVYSDLIAKTFGTDHHKIFVPSSDLMGALPDTIHAMSEPMVSYDNIGFYLLSREVSKTIKVVQSGQGADEVFAGYHWYPPLADSTDVVGDYARLFFDRNHATLARQLSPDWMAETDASRDLVAAHLTAEGAATPVDRALRLDSQVMLVDDPVKRVDNMTMAWGLEARVPFLDHELAELAATIPPEFKLAQGGKGVLKEAARLVVPHQVIDRPKGYFPVPQLKYISGPYLDMVRDVLGSQAARERGLFRADYLDTLLADPVSHITPLRGSELWQVSLLEMWLQSHGV; this is encoded by the coding sequence ATGTGTGGAATCGCCGGTGATATTCGCTTCGATGGTGGCCCCGCCGACACGCGCGCCGTCGCGTCCATGATGGATGTGCTGGCCCCGCGCGGGCCGGATGGCGCGGGACTTCAGGCACGCGGCAGCATTGCCTTCGGCCATCGGCGGCTCAAGATCATCGACCTTTCCGACAAGGCCGCGCAGCCCATGGTGGATGAGGAGCTGGGTCTCACCCTCACCTTCAATGGCTGCATCTATAATTACCCGGAACTGCGCGCCGAGCTGGAAGGGCGCGGCTACCGCTTCACCTCGTCGGGCGACACCGAGGTGATCCTCAAGGCGTTCCACGCCTGGGGCGAGGCCTGCGTGGAGCGCTTCCACGGCATGTTCGCCTTCGCCATTCTCGACCATGCGAGCGGGGCGGTGACGCTGGCGCGCGACCGTTTCGGCATCAAGCCGCTCTATTACGCGGAAGGCGACAGGCGGCTGCGCATCGCCTCAAGCCTGCCGGCGCTGCTGGCGGCCGGCGACATCGACAGCTCGATCGACCGGGCGGCGCTGCACAACTATATGAGCTTCCACGCCGTGGTGCCGCCGCCGCGCACCATTCTCAACGGCGTTCGCAAATTGCCGCCGGCCACGCTGCGGCGTTACGCGCCGGACGGCGCCTTCACCGAGCGCGTCTATTGGCGCCCGCCGCATCAGCGGCGCGAGGGGGATTCCGATCTTTCCATGCAGGACTGGCGCGACCGCGTGCTGGACGCGCTGCGGACCGCCGTGCGCCGGCGCATGGTGGCGGATGTGCCGGTGGGCGTGCTGCTCTCGGGCGGGGTGGATTCCTCCATCATCGTCGGGCTGCTGGCGCAGGAAGGTCAGGCGAACCTTGCCACCTATTCCATCGGCTTCGAGGAGGCGAATGGCGAGAAGGGCGACGAGTTCGTCTATTCCGACCTGATCGCCAAGACCTTCGGCACCGACCACCACAAGATCTTCGTGCCCTCCTCGGATCTGATGGGCGCGCTGCCGGACACCATCCACGCCATGTCCGAGCCGATGGTCTCCTACGACAATATCGGCTTCTACCTGCTCTCGCGCGAGGTCTCGAAGACCATCAAGGTGGTGCAGTCCGGCCAGGGCGCGGACGAGGTGTTCGCCGGCTATCACTGGTACCCGCCGCTGGCCGACAGCACCGATGTCGTTGGCGATTACGCCCGGCTGTTCTTCGACCGCAACCACGCGACGCTCGCCCGCCAGCTGTCGCCGGACTGGATGGCCGAGACCGACGCCAGCCGCGATCTCGTCGCCGCCCATCTGACGGCCGAGGGCGCCGCCACGCCCGTGGACCGCGCGCTGCGGCTCGACAGCCAGGTGATGCTGGTCGACGACCCCGTCAAGCGCGTCGACAACATGACCATGGCCTGGGGGCTGGAAGCGCGCGTGCCCTTTCTCGACCATGAGCTGGCCGAGCTCGCCGCGACCATCCCGCCGGAATTCAAGCTGGCGCAGGGCGGCAAGGGCGTGCTGAAGGAAGCCGCCCGCCTGGTCGTGCCGCATCAGGTGATCGACCGGCCCAAGGGCTATTTCCCGGTGCCACAGCTCAAATACATCTCCGGCCCCTATCTCGACATGGTCCGCGACGTGCTCGGCTCGCAGGCGGCGCGCGAGCGCGGCCTGTTCCGGGCGGACTATCTCGACACGCTGCTCGCCGATCCGGTCTCCCACATCACGCCGCTGCGCGGCTCCGAGCTCTGGCAGGTCTCCCTGCTGGAGATGTGGCTCCAGTCGCACGGGGTCTGA
- a CDS encoding sensor histidine kinase translates to MADALPPADPDAPLTGASEPPARWPWLVFAAIALALVAVALVSAANLGRSRAVAGVRAQAENAATLAIAVLRGELEKQRAVPLILARDPDVRRALAGGDPHALDTKFSAIARETRASVIYLLDTRGVAIAASNWDEPSSFVGSDYSFRDYYRKAMAEGGAEQFALGTVSNRPGLYITSRVDGAAGALGVLVVKVEFPQVEADWKALGGQIYVTDRRGVVLLSTVEAWRFHVEQPLPPTEVAEIRRSLQFGAAPLAPLPFTRRGDLVEARGLGGRFVEARTAVPTTGWTLDVLLPVDRAIGTERAGLQLIAALLLMPSLGLAAELMRRRRRALARRLADARVKAELEQRVEARTAELAGANARLMEEMAERARAQERLSDAREELGKANRLATLGQVSAGVAHEINQPLAAIRTYAENARAFLQRGAPEGAEGALVRIVGLTERVGAITDTLRGFARRGDGAVEPTPLADVISGALMILDAPLRQSGIRPVVTAIPAELRVMGRRVELEQVLVNLMRNAIEALAGAPPASSIAPALSLGVRAEGDSVVITVTDNGPGMSEAQVAGLFTPFRSSKAKGLGLGLVICQDIVARFGGTLTAACRPGEGCVFTIVLRRAP, encoded by the coding sequence ATGGCCGATGCCCTCCCGCCTGCCGATCCCGATGCCCCGCTGACCGGCGCGAGCGAGCCGCCCGCGCGCTGGCCATGGCTGGTCTTCGCGGCGATCGCCCTGGCTTTGGTCGCGGTGGCGCTGGTGAGCGCGGCCAATCTCGGGCGCAGCCGCGCCGTGGCCGGCGTGCGCGCGCAGGCGGAGAATGCGGCGACGCTGGCCATCGCCGTGCTGCGCGGCGAGCTGGAGAAGCAGCGGGCCGTCCCGCTCATCCTCGCCCGCGACCCGGATGTGCGGCGCGCGCTGGCGGGGGGCGATCCCCATGCGCTCGATACCAAGTTTTCCGCGATCGCCCGCGAGACCCGCGCTTCCGTCATCTACCTGCTGGACACGCGCGGCGTCGCCATCGCCGCCTCCAACTGGGACGAGCCGTCGAGCTTCGTCGGCAGCGATTATTCCTTCCGCGACTATTACCGAAAGGCGATGGCGGAGGGTGGGGCCGAGCAGTTCGCGCTCGGCACGGTCAGTAACCGGCCCGGCCTCTACATCACCAGCCGCGTCGATGGGGCGGCAGGCGCGCTCGGCGTCCTCGTGGTCAAGGTCGAGTTTCCCCAGGTCGAGGCCGACTGGAAGGCGCTGGGCGGGCAGATCTATGTGACCGACCGCCGGGGTGTCGTGCTGCTCTCGACCGTCGAGGCCTGGCGCTTCCATGTCGAGCAGCCGCTCCCGCCGACGGAGGTCGCGGAGATCCGCCGCTCGCTGCAATTCGGCGCCGCCCCGCTCGCCCCGCTGCCCTTCACCCGGCGCGGCGATCTCGTGGAGGCGAGGGGCCTCGGCGGGCGCTTTGTCGAGGCGCGCACAGCCGTGCCGACCACCGGGTGGACGCTCGATGTGCTGCTGCCGGTCGACCGCGCCATCGGCACGGAGCGGGCCGGGCTCCAGCTCATCGCCGCGCTGCTGCTGATGCCCAGCCTCGGCCTTGCCGCGGAGCTGATGCGCCGCCGCCGCCGGGCGCTGGCGCGCCGCCTCGCCGATGCCCGCGTCAAGGCCGAGCTGGAGCAGCGGGTGGAGGCCCGCACGGCGGAGCTCGCCGGTGCCAATGCGCGGCTAATGGAGGAAATGGCCGAGCGCGCCCGCGCCCAGGAACGCCTGTCGGATGCCCGTGAGGAGCTCGGCAAGGCGAACCGTCTGGCGACGCTCGGTCAGGTCTCCGCCGGCGTCGCCCATGAGATCAACCAGCCGCTCGCCGCCATCCGCACCTATGCGGAGAATGCCCGCGCTTTCCTCCAGCGCGGCGCGCCGGAGGGGGCGGAGGGCGCGCTTGTCCGTATCGTTGGCCTCACCGAACGGGTCGGCGCCATCACCGACACGCTGCGCGGCTTCGCCCGGCGCGGCGACGGCGCGGTCGAGCCGACGCCGCTGGCGGATGTCATTTCCGGCGCGCTGATGATCCTCGACGCGCCGCTGCGCCAGTCCGGCATCCGCCCGGTCGTCACCGCGATCCCGGCGGAACTGAGGGTGATGGGCCGGCGGGTGGAGCTGGAACAGGTGTTGGTGAATCTGATGCGCAATGCCATCGAGGCGCTGGCGGGCGCGCCGCCGGCCTCTTCGATCGCGCCGGCCCTCTCGCTCGGCGTGCGGGCGGAGGGGGACTCGGTGGTCATCACCGTCACCGACAATGGGCCGGGCATGAGCGAGGCACAGGTCGCGGGCCTGTTCACGCCGTTCCGCTCCTCCAAGGCGAAGGGCCTCGGGCTCGGCCTCGTCATCTGTCAGGACATCGTCGCCCGGTTCGGCGGCACGCTCACGGCGGCCTGCCGGCCCGGTGAGGGCTGCGTCTTCACCATCGTGCTGCGGAGGGCCCCCTGA
- a CDS encoding dicarboxylate/amino acid:cation symporter: MALILQPAAAGTRPAPAAPKKFYQQLYFQVLLAIALGMTVGHFWPDTGAALKPLGDAFIKLVKMIIAPVIFLTVATGIAGMSDMHKVGRVAGKAMLYFLCFSTLALIVGLIIGNAIQPGTGLHIDPATLDTKAVQSYAAKAHDASIVGFLQNIIPDTVVGAFASGDILQVLFFSVLFGTSLAMVGERGKPVTDFLQNLTAPVFKLVAILMKAAPIGAFGAMAFTIGKYGIGSVANLAMLIATFYLTAAVFILVVLGAVCRYNGFSILALIRYIKEEILLVIGTSSSEAALPSLMEKMEAAGCKRSVVGLVVPTGYSFNLDGTNIYMTLAALFIAQAMDIHLSLQDQVLLLLVAMLSSKGAAGITGAGFITLAATLSVVPAVPVAGMALILGIDRFMSECRAVTNFIGNAVATVVVARWEGEFDAARFKAALAGKLPEDVSDLAAEDERVLPPHAAPAPAE, from the coding sequence ATGGCGCTCATTCTGCAGCCGGCTGCCGCCGGAACCCGTCCCGCACCCGCCGCCCCGAAGAAGTTCTACCAGCAGCTCTACTTCCAGGTGCTGCTCGCCATCGCGCTCGGCATGACGGTCGGGCATTTCTGGCCGGACACGGGCGCGGCGCTGAAGCCGCTCGGCGATGCCTTCATCAAGCTGGTGAAGATGATCATCGCCCCGGTGATCTTCCTCACCGTCGCCACCGGCATTGCCGGCATGAGCGACATGCACAAGGTCGGGCGCGTCGCCGGCAAGGCGATGCTGTACTTCCTGTGCTTCTCGACGCTGGCGCTCATCGTCGGCCTCATCATCGGCAATGCCATCCAGCCCGGCACGGGCCTGCATATCGACCCGGCGACGCTCGACACCAAGGCGGTGCAGAGCTACGCCGCCAAGGCGCATGATGCGAGCATTGTCGGCTTCCTGCAGAACATCATCCCGGACACGGTGGTCGGCGCCTTCGCCTCCGGCGACATCCTGCAGGTGCTGTTCTTCTCGGTGCTGTTCGGCACGTCCCTCGCCATGGTCGGCGAGCGCGGCAAGCCGGTCACCGACTTCCTGCAGAACCTCACCGCCCCGGTGTTCAAGCTGGTGGCGATCCTGATGAAGGCGGCGCCCATCGGCGCCTTCGGCGCGATGGCCTTCACCATCGGCAAATACGGCATCGGCTCGGTGGCGAACCTCGCCATGCTGATCGCCACCTTCTATCTCACGGCAGCGGTGTTCATCCTCGTCGTGCTCGGCGCGGTGTGCCGCTACAACGGCTTCTCGATCCTCGCGCTGATCCGCTACATCAAGGAGGAAATCCTCCTCGTCATCGGCACCTCGTCTTCGGAAGCCGCGCTGCCGAGCCTGATGGAGAAGATGGAAGCGGCCGGCTGCAAGCGCTCGGTCGTCGGCCTCGTGGTGCCCACCGGCTATTCCTTCAACCTCGACGGCACCAACATCTATATGACGCTGGCGGCGCTGTTCATCGCGCAGGCGATGGACATCCACCTGTCGCTGCAGGATCAGGTGCTGCTGCTGCTGGTCGCCATGCTCTCCTCCAAGGGCGCGGCGGGCATCACCGGTGCCGGCTTCATCACGCTCGCCGCGACGCTTTCCGTCGTCCCCGCCGTGCCGGTGGCCGGCATGGCGCTCATCCTCGGCATCGACCGCTTCATGTCGGAATGCCGCGCGGTGACCAACTTCATCGGCAACGCGGTCGCCACCGTCGTCGTCGCCCGCTGGGAAGGCGAGTTCGACGCGGCCCGCTTCAAGGCGGCGCTGGCCGGCAAGCTGCCGGAGGACGTGTCCGACCTTGCGGCCGAGGATGAACGCGTCCTGCCCCCGCATGCGGCTCCCGCCCCGGCGGAGTGA
- a CDS encoding sigma-54-dependent transcriptional regulator, producing the protein MSLIDLSAVDVAFVDDDEDLRDANVQALQLAGLRAAPFAAAAELLDRLSPDFPGVVVTDVRMPGMNGIELFRHIRALDADIPVVLISGHADIAMAVEAMSEGAYDFIAKPYAGERLAETLRRALEKRALVMENRRLRALAAADEGDSALIGETPSMLRLRQMIRDLADVDVDVLVLGETGTGKEVVANLLHRLGRRGTRPFVALNCGGLPETVIESELFGYEAGAFTGAQKKRIGRIEHSSGGTLFLDELESMAVSAQVKLLRVLETREIAPLGSNELRPVDLRVVAATKIDLADPQARGDFRADLFYRLNVVTLRIPPLRERRRDVPLLFAQFLARAARKYGREVPKLGRAVERHLVENDWGGNVRELVHFAERVALGLDEATPPASAATGRPGQSLPERLGTIEANLIREALERHGGDVRATIEALGIPRKTFYDKLARYGIARAAYESDR; encoded by the coding sequence ATGAGCCTGATCGACCTGTCCGCCGTCGACGTTGCTTTTGTCGATGATGACGAGGATCTGCGCGACGCCAATGTGCAGGCGCTGCAGCTCGCCGGCCTGCGCGCTGCGCCCTTCGCCGCCGCGGCCGAGCTGCTGGACCGGCTCAGCCCGGATTTTCCCGGCGTCGTCGTCACTGATGTGCGCATGCCCGGCATGAACGGCATCGAGCTGTTCCGCCATATCCGCGCGCTCGATGCCGACATTCCCGTCGTGCTGATCTCCGGCCATGCCGACATCGCCATGGCGGTGGAGGCGATGAGCGAGGGCGCCTACGACTTCATCGCCAAGCCCTATGCCGGCGAGCGCCTCGCCGAGACGCTGCGCCGGGCGTTGGAAAAGCGGGCGCTGGTGATGGAGAACCGCCGCCTGCGGGCTCTCGCCGCTGCCGACGAGGGCGACAGCGCGCTGATCGGCGAGACGCCTTCCATGCTGCGCCTGCGCCAGATGATCCGCGACCTTGCCGATGTCGACGTCGATGTGCTCGTCCTGGGTGAGACCGGCACCGGCAAGGAGGTGGTGGCGAATTTGCTGCACCGGCTCGGCCGTCGCGGCACCCGCCCCTTCGTCGCGCTCAATTGCGGCGGCCTGCCGGAGACGGTGATCGAGAGCGAATTGTTCGGCTATGAGGCCGGCGCCTTCACCGGCGCGCAGAAGAAGCGCATCGGCCGGATTGAGCATTCCAGCGGCGGCACGCTCTTTCTCGACGAGCTGGAGAGCATGGCGGTCAGCGCGCAGGTGAAGCTGCTGCGCGTGCTGGAGACCCGCGAGATCGCCCCGCTCGGCTCCAATGAGCTGCGCCCGGTCGATCTGCGCGTGGTGGCGGCGACCAAGATCGACCTTGCCGACCCGCAGGCGCGCGGCGATTTCCGCGCCGACCTGTTCTACCGGCTGAACGTCGTGACGTTGCGCATCCCGCCCTTGCGCGAGCGCCGGCGCGACGTGCCGCTGCTCTTTGCCCAGTTCCTCGCCCGTGCCGCGCGCAAATATGGCCGCGAGGTGCCAAAGCTCGGCCGGGCGGTAGAACGGCATCTGGTCGAGAACGACTGGGGGGGCAATGTGCGCGAACTCGTGCATTTCGCCGAGCGCGTGGCGCTGGGCCTCGACGAAGCAACCCCGCCCGCCAGTGCTGCGACCGGTCGGCCCGGCCAGAGCCTGCCGGAGCGGCTCGGCACGATCGAGGCGAACCTCATCCGCGAGGCGCTGGAGCGCCATGGCGGCGACGTGCGCGCGACGATCGAGGCGCTCGGCATCCCCCGCAAGACCTTCTACGACAAGCTCGCCCGTTACGGCATCGCGCGCGCGGCCTATGAGAGCGACCGCTAG
- the ngg gene encoding N-acetylglutaminylglutamine synthetase: MNATRSAPLPADAATGTLPACAFDMGWGRLIFGQTFTEMPELIATLREEGPDRRDIAVYVQDPHVLLAQAPQEVFLDPSHTYRLDLAAQPSAERAISGFTIRALASDMDAQAVNRIYAARGMVTAPLEFFRAARDPDPLTYLVAEDEASGRIIGTVTGVDHARAFGDAERGASLWCLAVDPQARQPGIGEALVRRLAAQMAEEGATFLDLTVMHDNAQAIALYEKLGFARAPYFTVKRKNPINERLFAGPDPSEGFNPYAQIIINEARRRGILVEATDPATGFFRLTFGARSVRCRESLSDLTSAVAMSICDDKSVTRRVVAEAGVRVPEQLSTSAPMEEIVAFLKRHGRLVVKPARGEQGRGVSVGITSLDAMEAAIGEARSVSDEVLIEQCVEGEDLRLVVINYRVVAAAIRRPALVVGDGRSTIRALIETQSRRRAAATSGESRIPLDAETERTVRDAGYSFDAVLDAGQELKVRRTANLHTGGTIHDVTDRVHPQLVETAIKVARAIDIPVVGVDLMVTSPSAPDYAFIEANERPGLANHEPQPTAERFIDLLFPLAIPAGVRQVLEAPTGRAD, encoded by the coding sequence ATGAACGCCACGCGCTCCGCCCCGCTGCCGGCTGACGCCGCCACCGGGACTCTCCCCGCCTGCGCCTTCGACATGGGCTGGGGCCGGCTGATCTTCGGCCAGACCTTCACCGAGATGCCCGAACTCATCGCCACGCTGCGCGAGGAAGGGCCGGACCGGCGCGACATCGCGGTCTATGTGCAGGATCCGCATGTGCTGCTGGCGCAGGCGCCGCAGGAGGTTTTCCTCGACCCCTCGCACACCTACCGGCTCGATCTCGCTGCGCAGCCATCCGCCGAGCGCGCCATCTCCGGCTTCACCATCCGCGCCCTCGCCTCCGACATGGACGCGCAGGCGGTGAACCGCATCTATGCTGCGCGCGGCATGGTGACGGCGCCGCTGGAATTCTTCCGCGCCGCGCGCGATCCCGACCCGCTGACCTATCTCGTCGCCGAGGACGAGGCGAGCGGGCGCATCATCGGCACGGTGACCGGCGTCGATCATGCTCGCGCCTTTGGCGATGCCGAGCGCGGCGCCTCGCTCTGGTGCCTTGCGGTCGATCCGCAGGCGCGCCAGCCCGGCATCGGCGAGGCGCTGGTGCGCCGGCTCGCCGCGCAGATGGCGGAGGAAGGCGCGACCTTTCTCGACCTCACCGTGATGCACGACAACGCGCAGGCCATTGCGCTCTATGAGAAGCTCGGCTTCGCGCGCGCGCCCTATTTCACGGTGAAGCGCAAGAACCCGATCAATGAGCGGCTGTTCGCCGGGCCGGACCCGTCGGAGGGGTTCAATCCCTACGCCCAGATCATCATCAACGAGGCGCGCCGGCGCGGCATCCTCGTCGAGGCGACCGACCCGGCGACCGGCTTCTTCCGCCTGACCTTCGGCGCCCGTTCGGTGCGCTGCCGCGAGAGCCTGTCGGACCTCACCTCGGCGGTCGCCATGTCGATCTGCGACGACAAGAGCGTCACCCGCCGGGTGGTGGCGGAAGCGGGCGTGCGCGTGCCGGAGCAACTCAGCACGAGCGCGCCGATGGAGGAGATCGTCGCCTTCCTCAAGCGCCATGGGCGGCTGGTGGTGAAGCCCGCGCGCGGCGAGCAGGGGCGCGGCGTCAGCGTCGGCATCACCTCGCTCGATGCGATGGAAGCCGCCATCGGCGAGGCCCGCAGCGTGTCCGACGAGGTGCTGATCGAGCAATGCGTCGAGGGCGAGGATCTGCGCCTCGTCGTCATCAATTACCGCGTGGTCGCCGCCGCCATCCGCCGCCCGGCTCTGGTGGTGGGCGATGGGCGCAGCACCATCCGCGCGCTGATCGAGACGCAGAGCCGGCGCCGCGCGGCCGCCACATCCGGGGAATCGCGCATTCCGCTCGATGCCGAGACCGAGCGCACCGTGCGCGACGCTGGCTACAGCTTCGACGCAGTGCTCGACGCCGGGCAGGAGCTGAAGGTGCGCCGCACCGCCAATCTGCACACCGGCGGCACCATCCATGACGTGACCGATAGGGTCCATCCCCAACTGGTGGAAACAGCCATCAAGGTCGCGCGGGCCATCGACATCCCCGTCGTCGGCGTCGACCTGATGGTCACGTCGCCCAGCGCGCCGGACTATGCCTTCATCGAGGCCAATGAACGGCCGGGCCTCGCCAATCACGAGCCGCAGCCGACCGCCGAGCGTTTCATCGACCTGTTGTTCCCGCTCGCCATTCCCGCCGGCGTGCGGCAGGTGCTGGAGGCGCCCACGGGGCGAGCTGATTGA
- a CDS encoding flavin reductase family protein yields MKYCPQREPSPLPFSPFKSCTVPRPIGWLSSVSRSGVENIAPYSQWQNLTFDPPMVMFSANQYPDGRRKDTVVNAEETGWFVWNMATYALREAVNISAMALPPEESEFDRLSVTRDYADNAPIPMVRESPVKFECRYLSTHRLKGNSPAGSIDIVFAQVETIHIDDSVILPDGRLDIASIQPIARLGYFDYTVVRDIFEMRVPGSDAQAQAGLEGRATV; encoded by the coding sequence GTGAAATATTGCCCGCAGCGGGAGCCGAGCCCGCTCCCCTTCTCGCCCTTCAAGAGCTGCACCGTGCCGCGCCCCATCGGCTGGCTGTCCAGCGTCAGCCGCTCGGGCGTCGAGAACATCGCGCCCTATAGCCAGTGGCAGAACCTGACCTTCGATCCGCCCATGGTGATGTTCTCGGCCAACCAGTACCCGGACGGCCGGCGCAAGGACACGGTGGTCAATGCCGAGGAGACCGGCTGGTTCGTCTGGAACATGGCGACCTACGCGCTGCGCGAGGCGGTCAATATCAGCGCCATGGCGCTGCCGCCGGAGGAGAGCGAGTTCGACCGGCTCAGCGTCACCCGCGACTATGCCGATAACGCGCCGATTCCCATGGTGCGGGAGAGCCCGGTGAAGTTCGAGTGCCGCTATCTCAGCACGCACCGGCTGAAGGGCAATTCGCCCGCCGGCAGCATCGACATCGTCTTCGCGCAGGTGGAGACCATCCATATCGACGATAGCGTGATCCTGCCCGACGGGCGGCTGGACATCGCCTCGATCCAGCCGATCGCCCGGCTCGGCTATTTCGACTACACGGTGGTGCGCGACATTTTCGAGATGCGCGTGCCCGGATCGGATGCGCAGGCGCAGGCCGGCCTTGAGGGGCGGGCGACGGTCTGA
- a CDS encoding osmoprotectant NAGGN system M42 family peptidase, producing MSRLKIDADYLAKVLRKLLSIPSPTGYIDTIARFVAKELAGFGLEVELTRRGAIRAIRPGGTPLGARALVAHVDTLGAQVKNLKPNGRLAVVPIGTWSARFAEGARGTVFTEKGGYRGTILPLKASGHTFNEEVDQLPIGWDFVEMRVDARARNEGDLARLGFEVGDIIAIDPQPEFLDSGFIVSRHLDDKAGVAVMLAALKALTEEGAQTPVDIHWLFSIAEEVGVGASALLTPDVASLVVLDNGTTAPGQNSDEFGVTIAAADQSGPFDYHLTRKLTELCRANDIRYQKDVFRYYRSDSASAVVAGADVRTALITFGVDASHGYERIHMHALRSLAELVTAYAQSPVEITRDFQPTAPIRGFTHQPTREAVQEIPPEMEDEEPA from the coding sequence ATGAGCCGGCTGAAGATCGACGCCGACTACCTCGCCAAGGTGCTGCGCAAGCTGCTGAGCATCCCGAGCCCCACCGGCTATATCGACACCATCGCCCGCTTCGTGGCAAAGGAACTCGCCGGCTTCGGGCTTGAGGTCGAGCTCACCCGCCGCGGCGCCATCCGAGCGATCCGGCCGGGCGGCACCCCGCTCGGCGCGCGGGCGCTGGTCGCCCATGTGGACACACTCGGCGCGCAGGTGAAGAACCTGAAGCCGAATGGCCGCCTCGCCGTGGTGCCCATCGGCACCTGGTCCGCCCGCTTCGCGGAGGGCGCGCGCGGCACGGTGTTCACCGAGAAGGGCGGCTATCGCGGCACCATCCTGCCGCTGAAAGCCTCCGGCCACACCTTCAATGAGGAGGTGGACCAGCTTCCCATCGGCTGGGACTTTGTGGAAATGCGCGTCGACGCGCGCGCCCGCAATGAGGGCGATCTCGCCCGGCTCGGCTTCGAGGTCGGCGACATCATCGCCATCGACCCGCAGCCGGAATTCCTCGACAGCGGCTTCATCGTCTCGCGCCATCTCGACGACAAGGCAGGCGTGGCGGTGATGCTGGCGGCGCTGAAGGCGCTGACCGAGGAAGGCGCGCAGACGCCGGTGGACATTCACTGGCTGTTCTCGATTGCGGAAGAAGTCGGCGTCGGCGCCTCGGCGCTGCTGACGCCGGATGTCGCCTCCCTCGTCGTTCTCGACAATGGCACCACGGCGCCCGGCCAGAACTCGGACGAGTTCGGCGTCACCATCGCCGCCGCCGACCAGAGCGGGCCGTTCGACTATCACCTGACCCGCAAGCTCACCGAGCTCTGCCGCGCCAACGACATCCGCTACCAGAAGGACGTGTTCCGCTATTACCGCTCGGATTCGGCCAGCGCCGTGGTGGCGGGAGCGGATGTGCGCACGGCGCTCATCACCTTCGGCGTCGATGCCTCGCATGGCTATGAGCGCATCCACATGCACGCGCTGCGCTCGCTGGCCGAACTGGTGACCGCCTATGCGCAGAGCCCGGTGGAAATCACCCGCGACTTCCAGCCGACCGCGCCGATCCGCGGCTTCACCCACCAGCCGACGCGCGAAGCGGTGCAGGAAATCCCGCCGGAGATGGAGGACGAGGAGCCGGCGTGA